Sequence from the Paralichthys olivaceus isolate ysfri-2021 chromosome 1, ASM2471397v2, whole genome shotgun sequence genome:
TGGGTCCATATTGAGAGAGGTTAATAACTCGAGACTTCTTCTCTGGTTTGTCTGTGGCAAAGTTTACAAAGTCGTCTGTGGTGACTGCTTGCACCTGGTAACACAAGAAAAAGTTCTGTCGTAAGTATCAGTGAACTACACCATTGACAACAAAATCTAAGTTGGCTCAACTACCAACCTGGAAGAGGTCGGCATACTGGTCCTCTGTGGACTTCTGTACTCCATCACCATCAGTCGCTTTAGCTCCCTTAGCAGCCTCTTCTGCTCCCTTATATGAGGTGTCTAGATCAGCCAACATGAGTGCATACAGGGGCAGTGGAGGGATGGAGTTAATCTCTGTGTAGTCCCTGCCTCCATCACGGCCTGCGACAATGGTGTCTTTTGCTGTGCTGCCAGTCACACTGATGGTTCGCGACAGATGTCTCCTGGCTCCGCCCTCACCGGCCTCCACATCCCTCACCACAGCAACTTCCCCGGCAATACACTTAACCAGGTGAGCGAGGATGGCCTATATATAGAAGAGCAATTGGTTATACAGTGTGTACAACAATGTAGATTAGATGAGCTAGATCACTACGTGTCCAACATTTTTACCAGTGTTTGTGGGCGTCTGTCTTTTTTGGTTATTCTACTTCAGATTAAGCCTAATTTTACTGCTACTCATTATCTTATCAGcgatttaatgatttattttttctaaatacAGAAATAAGAGCTTTAAAAAACTACTTTGCATATCACTGATTGGTAGACACTGGAAAACTCACCTTGGCACGGCGAACCTTGCCCAGGTCCATGAGTTCTAGCAGCTGTGTGGGATGGTACTGGGGTAGAGTGGGTGATAGGGAGTGGGCAGCCTCAAACAGTCCCCCTTCCTGAAGTCCAGCTGGGGCACGAAGGGCCTCGTCCACTGCAGCACTTCCTTCAAACACACTCTTGGACCTGGCTCTCCCTTCAAAGGCTGAGGAACCGGTGGTTTGACCTCCAGCAATGTCTGCGGATGATAGGTTGCCCTCATCTCCCTCACCAGGCTTCTTGTCCTGATGCCACTGGGCATACACATGCATCTCACAATCCATGCCCACAACTAGGATGCCGTCCCTTACCCAGGACAGGGAGACTGGCAGAGATGGTGTGCCATCCACTGAGGACAGGAGGTCCACAGACCGAAGCAGGATCCAGCGCGAGCGGATCCCCTGTTTGATACTGCCCCCTAGAGGAAGGGTAATGACAGCCACTCCCTCTTTGCTGCTAGTCTGCTCGTTGACCATGCCAGAGATACGGCCATACATGAGAATGTTGGATCCAACCCCCACAGTGAGGATGTGAGATCCATCCTCCTTCGACAGCCAGTCCAGATGAACATAGTGCTTTATGTTGGGAGAGCTATGGTCTCTGCTCATGTACAGGTCTGACCTGGTGtgaaaaatatcattattaaCTTATGGGACACCCATAGTACATACAGTGACAGATAGAATATattaccatatatatatatacaaatacaaaatattaatatataattatatatattaatgagcACATAAGCAGTCGTCCTGACCTGCTGTAGACAAACAGGTTGGAGTCCACACTGACTCTTGGATCCAGGGTTGACGAGGTCCTTGTGAACTCATCCAAGTGAAGCGTTTGCTCTAAAACCCACTCAGAGCCACCGGTGGACTCACACTCATAAATCGAGACATGCATAGAGAAGTCTTTTGCAGAGCCCTGCAGCTGAGGACAAGAGGAGCACTTACTTCACACATGTAATTTCTTAGAATAAGTCACAACCAGTAGTCAACCACGAAACGTCAGCTCATAAGAATAAATCATCAGTGCCCTGTGGTAAACTGAAAACCCAGACGCAAGCCAGACTGCTCAAAATAAACCTCAACTCAGTGCATTCCTATCTCGCTCCATAGGattcaaatacaaaatgaaataaattagatGCTCAGATAGTCAGGTTTTATCTGCTTCACTTAAGTCCAAGGACCGTTTACACAGATTCTTAACAAGCTGAAATGTATCATATGTTTATGTGATCTAGTACCTCTCTCAGCACTCTGCTTTACATAAATATGCATTTGTATGCTGATATATGAAATTTATGATCCATTTTCACAGGGTCGGCTATATAGACAAATTGTATTAATTCAaagcatttacattttaatgcaaTTTCCCCCCTCATGGTGATTGCCCCACTTAAATGAATTCCcaaagtgaaaaatatttttaatacaattCAAAGAAAACATCATTACAAAACCAAAAATCTAATTTCCTACCTGTCCTTGTCGAGGCTGTTTAAAGGCCACTGCCAACCGGCCGATGTAGGAGCAGGACACAGCTACAGGCcgccccgacacacacacagcactgttGTTATCTTCCTCCTCATTCATCAGGGCCCAAGGCTCCCAGCGGTATGCCCTGTTGTCATGCTCATTCTCACTGTACCCATCATCACCCTCCACAGCGCAGTGCCAGAACCGCACGCGAGAATCAGAGCAGGTTGTAACAATCAGGTACGGAGCCAGACACACAGGGTAGATAGAGGAGGAGCTTAGGTGACCTGGCAGACAGAAGAGgcacaacaaaaacagaaacatgttttaaataaaagttgaaaattTGGGACCATTTCGTTTAATTTAGCGACAACAATATGGTGTGAATCATATGTGTGTCCATCCCAACCTGCAGAGGGGGTTGCCCTGGTAACCTCCACCCCGTGGGGCAGGTCGAGTCGCTTGCTATACACCAGCTTGGAGCTGAGGATGAGCTTGCTGGCTGACTGCAGGTTGGCTGTGGAGGATGACCGTGGCAGGGGTTTGATAGGAGAGGTCTCAGGAGATGAGTCTGCATTCGCAACTTGATTGGGAACCATTAGCTGACTCTGGGAGCTATAATCTGGGCTTGGTTCATCTGGACACAGGGGGATAGAATTATTATAGTTTGGTTTCTCATTTGAAATGAAGTTTTCATATTTTGCAGCATCATGAACACTTAACTGTGGCAATAACTGCTCATTTATGTTTAACCTACACTTACCCACACAGGCCTGCACAGATTTGAGATGCAGGTGCCACATCTGCAGGACAGAGTTCCTGTTGAGATCCTTCTCTATCACCACCAGAAAGAACTTCTCAGAGAATGGAGCAGGTTGATAATCTGTTATATAAGTTAAATCACAATATTAGCTACTTATAAGGACAATGAGATTTGAAAACATATCAGGAAACAAATGCCCTAAGAGTTTATTTATTAGTGTGCTATACCTTCACCAGATGGAAAGGCTCGTGCAAATGCTTCTGGTTCTTTCTGCGGCTTGTAGCCTAGAATGAAGTCCTCTTGGAAGACATGCAGCAGCTGGGTGTTGGCGCCACACTGGATAAACATGGAAATCAAACAGGTTACTATCTTAACTGATCAGAGGGTTTCAGGATTTCAAGATGAGTTaggtgtgtaaaaaaaacaaagctgctcCTTACCTGGTTTGTGATGACATCCAACTCGATGATACACCCAGGTCTGGCAGTGGACTGCTGGCTGACAATGTTGAACACTTCGCCCACCAGTTTCTAAACATGGTGATATAATATTGattgcataaataaataaaggcagAGTAAAAGTTATATAAAAAGCTAATAACTGTTGAAAAGCCACCCTATCTCAATAACTTAATATCTCTGAATGATGCAGTTACATTAGAATTTTTCCATGAACCCGATTTGGACTCCAATCATGGTCAGTGTGAGCTTTAAAGACCCAGGTGCAATAAAATCACAGAACAGAGACTACCACATCCAAATGAGCAAAACATAATTTTTGTGTGTACACTCACAGAAGTTTCAGGATCTGACAGCTCATCCAGTAATTTTCTGGCATCAACCACCGCTTGATAGAGACGTAGATTTTTGCCATCTGATGCCACAAAGCAGGCACTGGCACTGTTACAGTAAGTTCCTGAGGGACACAACACAAAGTTTGCAGGAAGGCCCAGCAGTTCCAAAGAAAGTTGGAGCACAGATTGAGCAAAAAAGgctcattaaatatttaatagtttttataCAATGTTTCATAATCATTAATTGAGCCATGTGTCTGAAAAAACATATCAATCCCTccattataaaacattttgttgctttGAGGTCAGTCatgaaaatatgtaaattaGACATCAATAATTAAGCATGGAATAAGTATTTTTTCCATACAAATTTTACTACTGCTTAAAATTGGAGGTATGCACTTTgagattaaaatgtatattgaaAATATATGGTGTATTTACCGAGCACAGAGCTGGGTACTAGTGTGGGTAGCCAAGCAACATTGCTGAAAGCGGAGGTGTGAAGGGAGTTGATTCGGGCCAGTTCGGAGACTCCTCCAGTGCAGGAGAGGGGTCCAATATGATCCACCCTCCACAGGATCAGCTCACTGTAGATGGCGTTAGGGTCATGGAAGGTCCTTGTAGCTGCATTACGAAGCTGCTTCCTGCTAATGCACAAGTAACACGATCAGAACTCATGGCATTTCAGGCATGTACTCCGAACCCAttatttcctttcttctctttcttataCTGTTTtaacacatacagagacaaactagTAGTCTACCTGCCATTTCTTTCTCTATGTTCTTTACCTGGGAAGTCCCTTTGGTAGGGGAAAGGTAGGAGGCTGCTCTCCCTCCAGGCTGCCGGGTGCTGAGGGAGGGGTGAGCAGAGCGTTATGATGAGAGGAGgtcagcagcagtggcagcactGTGTGGCAGGCTTGGTCGTTCAGATGAAACCGGTGGCCACAGTACCGGAACTTATGAGATACAGTCAATACGTTTGAGAAGGCAGAGCGCTCAGCAAATGTCACTGCCCACTGCAGAGAGAAGGCACAAAGAAAAGTTAAGTGACCACTGTGAAGggctgaattaaaaaaaacacacaattacaaCACAATTTTAAAGAACGTTACAGAAATACAAGTTTTCTGTTAAAACACCTTGTTATAAAAATGTTACATTAAGAAATGTCAATTTTGTTTCTAGCAATCTTTCACCTGGTTGAGAGATCCATCAACATGCTTGGAAACCATCATGACAGCAGGGCTGATACCAGGGCGAGGGTTGAGAGGGGGGGCCAGGGCAGATGAACCCAGACCGTCCGACAATGAAACAGAGTAGGCGACACGTTGAACCATCCTCCCCTGCTCCGCTGTCCCGGCACTCTCAGTCAAAGTGCACGCGTACATCAGGATATTTTTACTCAGTGAGTTGGCATCACCTGTAGGAAATGCCACTGGAATACGGGAGGAGAAGGACACCTGGTGGGAGAgttggaggaaataaaaaacattaaaaacagacagtcTGACAGACCTATAGAGACCGAATGAGCAATTTATACCAATATGATGTAGTTCATCAGAACCTCATCTCTGCATCAGCAACAACATTATCAATATGCTGTGTAGCTCTTTTATTAACACAACTGAACCATGGAAATACAGTTTATTGTGTATTGAATGCTGAAACCACTTTCTCCTGTATGTATGgacttcatgtgtgttttgcattataAAACTCACTTAACATTAAGGTGTTCCCTTAACTACTTAGTCGATCTCGCCTAGCTCATTTCACCTGTCGTTAAATAATGGTAATTCTGTGCTCAACTTTATTGCATGCTAAATTTGACATGGTCTTTTGTCTTGTTGAAGTGGTCTCTGCATTCATAGGTTGGTTAGCTGTGAGTGCAGACGCTTCACTCTGTAACACAACTGTAGGTGGAGTGACCAGGTCACACGAGTCATTCTGCCTGTGAAACTTTTCTTAAAGTCTTACATATGGCTTGAGAAGCGCTGCGTCACTTTACATTTTACTACACTACTGCCACTGTGTGTATGAGCGTAGAGAATGTTGTGAATAGGCAGGATGTAAAAAGGTTTTTAGATTCTTTGCTCACCTGAACCTGTCTGAAGATGCCCTGGTTGAATTCGTCCAAGTACTTCACATGCCAAACCAGGAAAGATCCATCAGTAGGGTGTATGGTGAACAGCATGTCTGGGCTCTTGTTCCACTCTGTGATCAGagtctccatcttcctctctaGCAACATGGAGGGTAAAGGCATGCTGGAGCTGGATCCTGGGGAGGAGGCCTTGGTGCTTCCCTGCTCCCCTGGCTCAACCTCTTCACCATGTTCTGAGGAGGCTTTATCAGATATGTCGTCCAGGTCTAGAATaccagaaaatatatatttttgatgttgtttttaaaaagaaatgtgttttaatcaatGAGCGTTGGCCAGGTTATGGGACATACCAAAGTCAAACTTCAAAGGGGATCCCTCAGGGTCCAGGGGATCCTCTGTAGTCTGGTCCAGCTGCTGTTCAGAGAACTTACGGAGCTGCAGCATAAAGAGGTCCATGGAAGTAGTGAAGCTAAGGTCCTTATTGTTGAGCCAGTGAACCACGAAGCCGCCGCCACCAGAGCCATCGTCTGGGTTGAACACTGCAGAGTCAGCCAGCACAGTTGGGATAtctgacagaggaagaggaaggtaggaggaggaggaaaagatttGTGGATAAGAAGCTATTTCTGCTGCATCATTAATTTTTGATATGTCACTACTACAGAGTAAGTCATTAAAACCATTATTAATGACATTATAGAGCAACCACAGATGATCAATATGAATGGATCTATGGtgcagaaatacacaaatacttTTGAGCAGGTTCCAACCAAGACATCCTACCTGTGTTGGGGTTAATACTGGCTGAGATATGAAAGTGACACAGGGCATTGGCGTGATGAGCGATGTGGCGGTGAGTGTGAGTGTCCTGCGTGCCGAGCTGAGAGGGCAGCAGCTCACTATGTGCCACCAGTGCTGAGGACCGTCGTCGGCCGCGGCGCAGATGCTTCAGATGGTGGATTGACTAATCAAGCAAAGCACATGAACACGGagcacatgtttttattatttgatctGATCAGACatagtatatatattatatttctttcCATGATTTATTCCTGGTGAGTAAGTGCACCTCTAAAGCATGCTGGATCTTGTCTTTATTGCCTGCCAAGCCCGGCAGGCTAGAGCTGAAGGAGTGCGAGTTCTCAGAGATCTGTCCCCCGAGCAGGCTGTCTTCTGGAAGCAGGGTCTCTGACCACAACCTACACACACCATCCTCGCAGGACGTCAGCAACACATTGCACACCGAACCCCTAGAGCAGGCAAATACAACCACTTTTAACAATCAGTAATGACTTTAGGTTTGTGATTACTTTACATTTTACCCTCAAATATTTAGTCAAAAAACATTACAGCAtattattgaaataaataatttattatgaaAGAAACTTAAGTGTCATTGTAATGCTAAACATTTATGGCAGTGCATGCATATCACTGGCATCGACACAAAAATGCTCACTGTGGACATAATTAATTAtagagtagaaaaaaaaaacaagtgtagGTGGGAGTGCAGGTGGGAGGAATGAAATTGAACAGCTCCAGATTCTCATGAGAGCCTGACAGTACATAACCAGGGTGGACTAACTGTTAAATTGTCTTTGTGGCTATGCTAAGTACAAATGTATGTCTTGTTATTAGAAACAGGCCTCAATGCCAGGTCATCAACACATGACTCAAAGAGGAAACCATCTCTCTCGTAAAAAACTATGCCATGTTTTAGAAGACAACAAACTCATACTAAAAGGAGCTGCTGACCACCCTGACAGTGTGAAAGTGTCCATGTGTCTTTTCTTACTTGGGCATGAACTTGCTGGTCTTCCTCCAGGACATACCAGTGACCGAGCGAGGATGTGCCAGGTAAACAAATGAGAAGTGAACAGGAGTAGACTTTTTATCGGAGGGGTCGTGGACCACCACTGCAGACCGCCAGCCCGTGGTGGGATACCACACCTTAAGTAAACAGTCATCCTGTATTTGCAAACAGATGAGAGTGAGCACACATTATATGCAAACATCACCACAGGCCTTAcgtaaatataaatgttcaaCAGCTAGTAACATGAATCATACCTTCCCAACTGTTGCAAAATACTCGCCATCAGGAGACCACTTTGCAATGTGAACAGATGCAGCAGTTCTAGGAGAAACAAAAGCATTAACATATATCAGCTATCTTCACTTCTCCAAAGGAAACTCCTGGTGTTTTTGTGGTTACTTCATGCCTGACTGCTTGTACATTTCAGAGACAGCATTTCCTCATTCTAGTTGCTTTCCTGAGCATGAACATGTGTCATCGGTTGACAATAACCAGTCAGGTATCACATGTCTGTTTACACAGCTTCAAGCACAGGACATGGACTCAAAAGAATGGCCTACAATAATGCATACACACCTTTCATGTCAGGctgtgtgcagatgtgtttgGATAATCAGTAACCATCTATAGGTTTTTATTAGTAAAATTATGCAATTCTACAAGCTTCAAGAAGAAAAACTCAAGTTAATATTTGTCTGCACAGGACAGAGACTAACTGAATTGCATGATGAAAAAAGGGTGTCACAAAAGGTCAGCTTTCAGAAAAAGACAGGCACATTCTGTTCCTCTTTCACTTTCAACAAGCCAAAGTGAAAAGCAGTGAACAGAACTTAATTGTTCCctcaaaactaaaataaacaaataacataactgacattttgaaattttgGTATTTCCAAGGATGAGAAAACCTGGTTACACAAAGCTTTCCCAACTTGGTATTTACAAGACAAAGAGCAAGAGCTGAGAGAcgaaggaaagaaaataatgaagccACACAGGTCTAATCAATTTACTGCTTAGCTAGTTACTCTGTGTAACAGGACTTGGCTTGATCTGATTTGATGAACATAACTGTGACACCGCaaggtttgttttttacatgGCAATTGTGTCAGATGCTTTTACAGTATGCACAAAAGCAAAAGCTTACTTGCACTGCCAGACACAGTTCCAGTCATTAAGGACAGGGTGGGGCCTGTCCTCAGTCATCTGcccatcttcctcctctatcAGGGCATCTGCCAGCGGAGGAGCCCACAGCTGAAGCCGCTCAGTTGCTGCTAGGATACGGTTCCCTGAAGATATAAAAGCACTATCTTACACACCTCATGTCCCACACTGACTACTACAGTACAGAgagccacatgcacacagtgattGTTACATAACGCACGTGATTCCAGACAAACCACAGAAGCCTGTGAGTAAGAGCTGTGTGTAACGAGGATTGATTTAGTCGGACAGTGAGTGAACACAGGAAGCACAAGCGTACCTTGTGGGTCCCAGGCCAGGTTGTAGGTGATGGCATCGAGGAAGAACTGCCCTGTCTTTTGCCACTGATAGTTAAGCTGCTGTTAGTGACAGAAGAGCAACACAAACCATGCAATGTTACTGGCACACTAGTGTGATTAAACTCACTGGGTATTGATTtaaacatctacagtacatgcaGCATGTCTAAAACACTGGCACTCACGCTCACCTTATGCCGTTTGTTTGGGTTAGCGGTAAGAGGTTCAAAGATGCAGACTGTGTTTCCATAGGATGCAGCGATCTAAAAATAAAGAGCTGTGTTCATCATCAAAACATTACTCACCCCATCAATGCTTCTGCACAGTCATTcccacaggagaggggtgagtGGTGCAGCAAGGAGAGGAGAGCATGGCCGTACAAGACTGGAGTGAACGTAGGCCTAAATGTGCTTCTTTATGCAAAGCATAACTGATCACGTTTCCTGGCTACATGGGAAAATGAAAACTAAGATTGGGGGTGTGCAGTCAACACTTACCCTGCCAAGCTGGTGGGAGCACTCCACGCAGCCCACCTGTATGTTTCCATTCTGAGCTCCAGGGATTatctgcacacactcaaagtCACTGGCCAAGATCACTACATCACAACCAGAGCCATAGGcctgaaaaaaatacacaggaaGACAAACAATCAGATTGAGCCACAATagacaaattaaatcaaacagcTGAAACTCAGCATGGTAAATATCACTCCTAAATGCATTTGTGAATGCATATAAAATactatataatgtaatataaactGAAAGCACAGCATCAGAGCACTTAATTGCACCAATATGAATATTGCATTAGCAGAGTGAGATATTCCAATAGGACAAGACACTACAGCGTTGGCAGGTTGTGGTGGTAATATTAGCATGAACACCACAGAATATCACATAAAATACAAAGCTGACTTACAAACCAAGTGCctgaaaaaatataatatactcATGTGCAATAAAAAAGACATGCAGCACATATTTATTGTCCACACTCTTAAGATTTGGATTATGGGCGGGAAGGTAAAGTGATACACTGGTGGTTTTTAGCAGTTAGCAACCATGTGCAGAATGGTTAGCAGCAATGACAGCAGCACCTGGGACACAGGCGAGCTGGCGTCGAAGCAGCAGTACAGTCAGTGTGACGGcgtgtgtgtttcattattcACGAGAACAGGAGGAGAGGCTGGTAACCATTGGGTCACACACAACAGGACAGCATTACGGCCAGTTTCTTAATATGAAGTGACAGGTGGGGATTAGGTTATGGTGACGACTGTCCTAGGATTAAGCTTCACATGCAATGATATAAAATTTAAGAGACaagcaggaggagaagtgagggAGATGTGGCCTGTGCTTCTTTATTACAACAGCATTTGCTCCTGCACATTACAGCTGGAATTAAAAGCAGTCACCGTCACGCACGTCTCGGACTGCtctgcacctctctctctctgtgaagaatGTGTGAGCCCATCCTCCTCTTAGTAATTGTAATTTAGACCTGGTCAGATCTTGAGCCAGGCTGAGTGTATCTGCCTCAAAGTGAATGATCTAATATAATTGTCCAGTTCTTAAGGattgagattgtgtgtgtccTGTATTTCTTTCATTATCCACAgatcaacacacagacacacacaaacagaacaaggTACTAAGGGGTGGCAATGCAATGAGTCATTAGCAGTAACAGCAGAATAAGGAGACACAGCATCATGTTAAACGTTGACACAATTTAAACAGATGGAAGAATTTATAGCATGCACAAACGGTGAGGTATAAAATTTTATTGTGTCTTCATCAGCTTAAGTTTTTTGAGTCAGTTTACATCAttggttgtttttatgttgttttcttttaactgGTAATAAGATGTACAGCAATTAATAAAAACCTCATCTCCATAAAACTGTATGCACTTCTATCAACATGGTATGTTCATATGCTAATAGATTGAAACCACACAATTGACAAACTCTGGGAAGGCCCTTTGTCTAACGCAGTGAAActctttttcttcacatttaaaacactgatgACAACTACAGAAGTCAGTTCACATTTTGCTAGTTAAGAGCATCTGAAATACTATTTGCATTATTGTAAATGCCATGAGGCAGGTGTATATATA
This genomic interval carries:
- the dmxl2 gene encoding dmX-like protein 2 isoform X9 translates to MHLHQVLTGAVNPGDCCYSVGSVNDVPFTAYGSGCDVVILASDFECVQIIPGAQNGNIQVGCVECSHQLGRIAASYGNTVCIFEPLTANPNKRHKQLNYQWQKTGQFFLDAITYNLAWDPQGNRILAATERLQLWAPPLADALIEEEDGQMTEDRPHPVLNDWNCVWQCKTAASVHIAKWSPDGEYFATVGKDDCLLKVWYPTTGWRSAVVVHDPSDKKSTPVHFSFVYLAHPRSVTGMSWRKTSKFMPKGSVCNVLLTSCEDGVCRLWSETLLPEDSLLGGQISENSHSFSSSLPGLAGNKDKIQHALESIHHLKHLRRGRRRSSALVAHSELLPSQLGTQDTHTHRHIAHHANALCHFHISASINPNTDIPTVLADSAVFNPDDGSGGGGFVVHWLNNKDLSFTTSMDLFMLQLRKFSEQQLDQTTEDPLDPEGSPLKFDFDLDDISDKASSEHGEEVEPGEQGSTKASSPGSSSSMPLPSMLLERKMETLITEWNKSPDMLFTIHPTDGSFLVWHVKYLDEFNQGIFRQVQVSFSSRIPVAFPTGDANSLSKNILMYACTLTESAGTAEQGRMVQRVAYSVSLSDGLGSSALAPPLNPRPGISPAVMMVSKHVDGSLNQWAVTFAERSAFSNVLTVSHKFRYCGHRFHLNDQACHTVLPLLLTSSHHNALLTPPSAPGSLEGEQPPTFPLPKGLPSRKQLRNAATRTFHDPNAIYSELILWRVDHIGPLSCTGGVSELARINSLHTSAFSNVAWLPTLVPSSVLGTYCNSASACFVASDGKNLRLYQAVVDARKLLDELSDPETSKLVGEVFNIVSQQSTARPGCIIELDVITNQCGANTQLLHVFQEDFILGYKPQKEPEAFARAFPSGEDYQPAPFSEKFFLVVIEKDLNRNSVLQMWHLHLKSVQACVDEPSPDYSSQSQLMVPNQVANADSSPETSPIKPLPRSSSTANLQSASKLILSSKLVYSKRLDLPHGVEVTRATPSAGHLSSSSIYPVCLAPYLIVTTCSDSRVRFWHCAVEGDDGYSENEHDNRAYRWEPWALMNEEEDNNSAVCVSGRPVAVSCSYIGRLAVAFKQPRQGQLQGSAKDFSMHVSIYECESTGGSEWVLEQTLHLDEFTRTSSTLDPRVSVDSNLFVYSRSDLYMSRDHSSPNIKHYVHLDWLSKEDGSHILTVGVGSNILMYGRISGMVNEQTSSKEGVAVITLPLGGSIKQGIRSRWILLRSVDLLSSVDGTPSLPVSLSWVRDGILVVGMDCEMHVYAQWHQDKKPGEGDEGNLSSADIAGGQTTGSSAFEGRARSKSVFEGSAAVDEALRAPAGLQEGGLFEAAHSLSPTLPQYHPTQLLELMDLGKVRRAKAILAHLVKCIAGEVAVVRDVEAGEGGARRHLSRTISVTGSTAKDTIVAGRDGGRDYTEINSIPPLPLYALMLADLDTSYKGAEEAAKGAKATDGDGVQKSTEDQYADLFQVQAVTTDDFVNFATDKPEKKSRVINLSQYGPTYFGPEHAQVLSSHLMHSSLPGLTRLEQMFLVALADTVATTSAEVTSSTDQQYTGGEALDECGLRYLLAMRLHTCLLTSLPPLYRMQLLHQGLSTCHFAWAFHSEAEEELLNMIPAMQRGDPQWSELRAVGVGWWIRNINTLRKMVEKLGKAAFQRHNDPLDAALFYLAMKKKAVLWGLFRSQHEEKMTQFFKNNFSEDRWRKAALKNAFSLLGKQRFEQSAAFFLLAGSLKDAIEVLMEKMEDLQLAMIVARLYEADFENSSTCQGLLYEKVLGCNKDGSGYHCSRLHPDPFLRSIAYWIMKDYTRALDTLLERIPKEDDENPDEMVKSCNPVVFSFYNYLRTHPLIIRRHFANPEATATTVGVTAEKSSADEINLIERKLFFTTANAHFKVGCPVLALEVLSKIPKVTKKSGSSPLSKASSKANLDSTQPLENGTQGGLDWGSPGFPVNAWGGNDSGGGLDWSQPVVKVEEDELKLNWEDDKGDEDDDDDDDDGGLTMKKPESESKADGGSESGRPKLQRADSQGESEVDVIAEQLKFRACLKILMTELRTLATGFEVDGGKLRFQLYNWLEKEIAGMHTICNYKVEGKEEDSEVERWGEHTASVDITDEDLEQTEAGAYERHQMERRRLQAKQQHSERRKAWLRKNQALLRVFLSYCSLHGAKGGGVTSVRMELLFLLQESQQETTVKQLQSPLPLPTTLPLLSACIAPTKTVIANPVLHLSNHIHDILHTASLMEGPPHPDMMDDRVNALHTLAASLSACIYQALCDSHSYSTQTEANQFTGMVYQGLLLSERKRLRTESIEEHITPNSAPAQWPGVSSLISLLTSAREEDQPRLNVLLCEAVVAVYLALLIHGLGTHSSNELFRLAAHPLNNRMWAAVFGGGAKLIIRPKRPEAPPVPADFEAARPEESQDETGRPEQSSLTPNPTPIPTETQCPKRPPPPLSRVEGLGTVAPATKASSALPQPQAEDSDRYRRRFNMRMLVPGRPVKETPANPPPVPIERPAYREKFIPPELSMWDYFVAKPFLPLSDSNALCDSDESGAEDDEDDDDAFLSDTQITEHSDPNSYSWSLIRLVMVKLAHHNVKNFLPLTGLDFTDLPVTSPLSNAVLKTLENWEQLLLERMNKFDGPPPNYINTYPTDLSAGGGPAILRHKAMLEPDNTPFKTKNHQSFPARRLWHFLVKQEVLQETLIRYIFTKKRKQCESVENHMDHISPNCIAGASRPYKVEADLGYPGGKAKIIHKESDIIMAFAINKANSNEIVLASTHDVQEVDVSTLVAVQPFTWIGEDFDKESRSSDDIDHRSSHTNIAQASSAPFAPPQMPVSASMPWLGSGQTSMGASVPN